A genome region from Alicyclobacillus acidocaldarius subsp. acidocaldarius DSM 446 includes the following:
- the rsmB gene encoding 16S rRNA (cytosine(967)-C(5))-methyltransferase RsmB, protein MIAEGRRRAYQALIRVERDGAFLNAALQEALAGAGVDERDRALATEIAYGTLRRQITLDRLLSPLVRRPMSKLDPEVRVILRMGAYQMTWLNRVPAYAAANDAVELAKRHRPQAAALVNAVLRRYAERAQDWEDLLNKAVAGAKDVERWSVMYSVPAWIVERLVADHGADRVLAALASMNEPAPMSLRANRLRGSREEAIARLGAEGAVARPAALAEDGLRVQGQVDVTRLQAYRDGYVTIQDEGAMLVAPLLRPEPGMRVVDLCAAPGGKTTHLAELMGDRGEIDAYDVTVAKVRAIRQQAERLGLQSVHPRLGDGRQVTPEGLYDAALVDAPCTGLGVMRRRPDLRYRRRPEDVAQLAQLQRALLRRACAIVRSGGCVVYSTCTLLKEENESVVRDVASDPSVGVRIEDIGGDLAPTLAVSVGERSPGFLLWPDWHETDGFFMARLRRI, encoded by the coding sequence ATGATCGCTGAGGGCAGGCGGCGCGCGTATCAGGCGCTCATCCGGGTCGAACGGGACGGGGCGTTTCTCAACGCCGCCCTCCAGGAGGCGCTCGCGGGCGCAGGCGTGGACGAACGAGATCGCGCGCTGGCCACCGAGATCGCCTATGGTACGCTGCGCCGACAGATCACGCTCGACCGATTGCTGTCGCCGCTCGTGCGCCGGCCCATGTCGAAACTCGATCCCGAGGTGCGCGTGATCCTGCGCATGGGCGCGTACCAGATGACCTGGCTGAACCGCGTTCCGGCGTACGCCGCGGCGAACGACGCGGTCGAACTCGCCAAGCGGCACCGTCCTCAGGCGGCCGCCCTCGTGAATGCGGTGCTTCGCCGGTACGCCGAGCGCGCGCAAGATTGGGAAGACCTCCTGAACAAGGCCGTTGCGGGGGCGAAGGACGTCGAGCGGTGGTCGGTGATGTACAGCGTGCCGGCTTGGATCGTGGAGCGGCTCGTGGCGGATCACGGAGCGGATCGAGTCCTTGCGGCGCTCGCTTCGATGAATGAGCCGGCGCCGATGTCCCTGCGCGCCAATCGCCTTCGCGGATCCCGCGAGGAGGCCATCGCTCGATTGGGCGCGGAGGGCGCCGTGGCGAGGCCCGCCGCGCTCGCGGAGGACGGCCTGCGCGTGCAGGGGCAGGTCGACGTGACGCGCCTTCAGGCTTACCGGGACGGCTACGTGACGATTCAGGACGAGGGCGCGATGCTTGTGGCGCCGCTTCTTCGTCCGGAGCCTGGTATGCGCGTGGTGGACCTTTGCGCGGCGCCAGGCGGCAAGACGACGCACCTGGCCGAGCTGATGGGCGATCGCGGCGAGATCGACGCCTATGACGTCACCGTGGCGAAGGTTCGCGCCATCCGCCAACAGGCAGAGCGGCTTGGCCTGCAAAGCGTTCACCCGAGGCTCGGCGACGGCCGGCAGGTCACACCGGAAGGGCTGTACGACGCGGCGCTCGTGGACGCGCCCTGCACCGGCCTTGGCGTCATGCGCCGTCGGCCGGACCTGCGATATCGGCGGCGCCCGGAGGACGTCGCGCAGTTGGCGCAGCTTCAGCGGGCCTTGCTGCGCCGCGCGTGCGCCATCGTCCGATCCGGCGGCTGCGTCGTGTACTCGACGTGCACACTGTTGAAGGAGGAGAACGAGTCCGTCGTGCGCGACGTGGCCTCCGATCCGTCTGTGGGCGTCCGCATCGAAGACATCGGAGGCGACTTGGCGCCGACGCTGGCTGTGAGCGTCGGGGAGCGTTCGCCAGGTTTCCTGCTTTGGCCGGACTGGCACGAGACGGACGGGTTTTTCATGGCGCGCCTGCGCCGAATCTGA